A genomic stretch from Chloroflexota bacterium includes:
- a CDS encoding DUF503 domain-containing protein: protein MHIGIATVTLRIPENDNLKGKRRIVHSIASRARSRFNVAIAEVGENESWQTALLGIVCVSNDRRHANRSLWPQVHWMMPSIADLNRLGAHEHRSFSR from the coding sequence ATGCACATCGGTATAGCTACGGTGACCCTTCGCATCCCGGAAAACGATAATCTCAAAGGGAAGCGTCGCATCGTCCACTCCATCGCCTCCCGGGCGCGCAGCCGCTTCAACGTTGCCATCGCCGAAGTCGGCGAAAACGAGAGTTGGCAGACCGCCCTCCTCGGCATCGTCTGCGTCAGCAACGACCGTCGCCACGCCAATCGCTCCTTGTGGCCGCAGGTACACTGGATGATGCCAAGTATCGCGGATCTTAATCGGCTAGGGGCTCATGAACACAGAAGCTTTTCTAGATAA
- a CDS encoding DEAD/DEAH box helicase, with protein sequence MNTEAFLDNLKKQPWYRGQVVHRQAIPKRSSRIGHLDRPLPDALEARLAALGITGLYSHQARAVNALRAGRNVTIATSTASGKSLCYTIPIVESALANKANRALLLFPTKALAQDQLRKLGDFASLLPRGLRAATYDGDTPSHERGEVRRSAQLVLTNPDMLHMGVLPNRHIWRAFLASLKYVVLDESHVYRGVFGSHVASIVRRLRRACALYGSVPQFILSSATIANPGEHAERLTGCSFEVVDDDGSPYGGKDFLLWNPPFVDENRMARRSPHSETTLAFTDLLERNVRTIAFSRSRKLAELIYIYTRDRLREEAPQLVSRIKPYRAGYLAEDRRAVEKGLFSGALLGVSATNALELGIDIGDLDATILNGYPGTIASAWQQAGRSGRRGERSLSIMVVSDNPLDQYFARHPETFFGKPQENALISPANPYILKPHLLCAAFESPITPRDEALFGEEMWPLLKELERQGMVQERNNRWFPSTGVTYPAERINIRSTSDALYQVVDEKTGALLETVDSAVAYSQLHQGAVYLHQGDPYVITKLDIPSKTAFARPHAEPYYTVTRDITDIAIQKLVSRKVVGGTAVHLGQVDVSRTIVGFRKKRQFTEEVISDEPLNLPTQSFVTVALWFDLPERALRKIEELKLDLPGGLHACEHAAIGMLPFFAMCDRADIGGVSTALHPDTGKPQVFIYDGHPGGIGISERGYDRVWELWETTLKTVGECPCASGCPSCIQSPKCGNNNNPLDKDAAKLLLEHLLEMDKEERLMAKLAAKKRP encoded by the coding sequence ATGAACACAGAAGCTTTTCTAGATAACCTCAAGAAGCAGCCTTGGTACCGTGGGCAGGTCGTCCACCGCCAGGCCATCCCGAAGCGCTCCTCTCGCATCGGCCACCTTGATCGCCCCCTCCCGGATGCTCTGGAAGCCCGCCTCGCCGCCCTCGGCATCACGGGTCTCTACTCCCATCAGGCCCGTGCCGTCAACGCCCTTCGCGCTGGGCGCAACGTCACCATTGCCACCTCCACCGCCAGCGGCAAAAGCCTCTGCTACACCATCCCCATCGTGGAATCCGCCCTCGCCAACAAGGCCAATCGTGCCCTCCTCCTCTTTCCTACTAAGGCCCTTGCCCAAGACCAGCTCCGCAAGCTCGGCGATTTCGCCAGCCTCCTTCCGCGTGGCCTTCGCGCCGCCACCTATGATGGCGATACCCCCTCCCATGAGCGCGGCGAGGTCCGCCGCTCCGCCCAGCTCGTCCTCACCAACCCGGACATGCTGCACATGGGCGTCCTCCCCAACCGGCACATCTGGCGCGCCTTCCTCGCCAGCCTCAAGTACGTCGTCCTCGATGAGTCCCACGTCTATCGCGGCGTCTTCGGCTCCCACGTCGCCTCCATCGTTCGCCGCCTGCGCCGCGCCTGCGCCCTTTATGGCAGCGTCCCCCAGTTCATCCTGTCCAGCGCCACCATCGCCAACCCCGGCGAGCATGCCGAACGCCTCACCGGCTGCTCCTTCGAGGTCGTGGACGACGACGGCTCTCCCTATGGCGGCAAGGACTTCCTGCTCTGGAACCCGCCCTTTGTGGACGAAAACCGCATGGCGCGCCGCAGTCCCCACAGCGAAACGACCCTCGCCTTCACCGACCTCCTGGAGCGCAACGTCCGCACCATCGCCTTCAGCCGCTCCCGCAAGCTCGCCGAGCTCATCTATATCTACACCCGCGACCGCCTTCGCGAAGAGGCCCCCCAGCTCGTCTCCCGCATCAAGCCCTATCGCGCCGGCTACCTGGCCGAAGACCGCCGCGCCGTCGAAAAGGGACTCTTCAGCGGCGCACTCCTCGGCGTCTCAGCCACTAACGCCCTGGAGCTCGGCATAGACATCGGCGACCTGGATGCCACCATCCTTAACGGCTATCCCGGCACCATCGCCAGCGCCTGGCAGCAGGCTGGGCGCAGCGGCCGCCGCGGCGAGCGCTCTCTCAGCATCATGGTCGTCTCCGATAATCCCCTCGACCAGTATTTCGCCCGTCACCCGGAAACCTTCTTCGGTAAGCCGCAAGAAAACGCCCTCATCTCGCCCGCCAACCCCTACATCCTCAAGCCCCATCTCCTCTGCGCCGCCTTCGAATCGCCCATCACCCCCCGCGATGAAGCCCTCTTTGGCGAAGAGATGTGGCCCCTGCTGAAGGAGTTGGAGCGCCAGGGCATGGTCCAGGAGCGCAACAACCGATGGTTCCCCAGCACGGGCGTCACCTACCCTGCCGAGCGGATCAACATCCGCTCCACGTCCGACGCCCTCTACCAGGTCGTGGACGAAAAAACCGGAGCCCTCCTCGAGACCGTGGACTCCGCCGTCGCCTATAGCCAGCTCCACCAGGGGGCCGTCTACCTCCACCAGGGCGATCCCTACGTTATCACCAAGCTGGACATCCCGTCCAAAACGGCCTTCGCCCGCCCTCACGCCGAGCCCTACTACACCGTCACCCGAGATATCACGGACATCGCCATCCAAAAGCTCGTCTCCCGCAAGGTCGTCGGCGGCACAGCGGTCCACCTGGGCCAGGTGGACGTCTCGCGCACCATCGTCGGCTTCCGCAAGAAACGACAGTTCACTGAGGAGGTCATCTCCGATGAGCCCCTTAACCTGCCGACCCAGTCCTTCGTAACCGTCGCCCTCTGGTTCGACCTCCCGGAGCGCGCTCTCCGGAAGATCGAGGAGCTGAAGCTCGATCTCCCCGGCGGCCTCCACGCCTGCGAGCACGCCGCCATCGGCATGCTCCCCTTCTTCGCCATGTGCGACCGCGCCGATATCGGCGGCGTCTCCACGGCCCTCCACCCGGACACCGGCAAGCCCCAGGTCTTTATCTACGATGGCCACCCCGGCGGCATCGGCATCAGCGAGCGCGGCTACGACCGGGTCTGGGAGCTCTGGGAGACCACCCTCAAGACCGTCGGCGAATGTCCCTGCGCCTCAGGCTGTCCCTCCTGCATCCAATCGCCCAAATGCGGCAACAACAACAACCCCCTGGATAAAGACGCCGCCAAGCTCCTCCTGGAACATCTCCTTGAGATGGACAAAGAAGAGCGCTTGATGGCCAAACTCGCCGCAAAGAAAAGACCGTAG